In Acidisarcina polymorpha, the DNA window GAAGTTGTGCAACCTCTAATCGCCCAAGATGACCAATCGGCTCTCCTGATCGAAGCAAAGATTGACGAAGCACAAGGCCACCTCACTTCAGCCGTCGAGATTCTTCGCCACGCTATCGCTCTCAACCCACATGAAGTCAAAAACTACCTCGAGATAGCCACCGTCTGTTTTGACACCCGATCGTATAGAGACGGTGTGAAGATGCTCGATTTCGCGATAAAAGAAAACCCTGATTCGGCCGCGCTTAGGACTGCCCGTGGAATCCTCCACGTGCAGCTTTCAGAGGAAGGCCTGGCAGCCGTTGATTTTGATGAGGCTGCACGAATGGACGCTCAGCAGACCTCACAGAAGGAAGCTCATGTATTGTTTGCGCTCCAGCGTAACGATCTGAGCACTGCGGAGACCCAGGTTGAGCAGGAACTGCGCGGCGCACCCCATGACAGCGCCTTGAACTATCTTGCCGCTCAAATAATCTACAAGCAAGGTACCGACAACAGGCCGGATCGACTGAACAGAGCAGTTCAATATGCTGAAGCTGCCGTTACGCTAGATCAGACAAATTTCGATGCGCGCGACCTTTTGGCCGAGCTCTACTTCGAACAACACGACTATCAAAAGTCCATCAAGCAAAGCAGGGCCGCTCTTAATATCAACCAGTTCGATCAAGCGGCAATGTATCGCCTACTGCTGAGCTTGAAGCGAAGCGGAGATCCGGAGCACGAGGCCGCAGAGTTGACACATCGCTTGGGGCAAATGCACTCAGAAAGTCATGAATTAGAGCAGACTGGGCAGGAAAAACTTCCGTAAGTCCCATGCTTTACAGGCGAGCAAATCAATCGAAGGCATCCGATGCAGAACTTCAGACATCTTCCGTCGGCATTTCCGTCTTCGGTCGCCGGCCGCTATCTTACGCATTCTCTATATAAACATCATCAGCACTGACCGTAAAGGACAAGTCCATGTCATCAAGTAGCTACAAACTATTTCGAAAGCCATTGATTGCCATTGGTTTTGTGTTCACTTTGTTTCTAAATCAGGCGTTCGCTCAAACCTGGGTCTCAGCTTGGGGAACGTCTATCACCGGCACATCATCGCTTTCTGCTTCGAACTTTAGTTGCCGCTGGATTGCTCGGGCCACCCTCGGCGGATCGGGCGTTCGGTTGCGCTTATCCAATGTTTTCGGTGACGCTCCGATCACCTTTGCTGCTGTTACCGTTGGTATTCGAACCAACAGCGCTAACGTAAACAGCACTAGCACCGTCACGTTCGCGGGATCCAACTCGGTGACTATTAACACTGGGCAGGAAATAAGCAGTGATTACATTGATCTTCCCATCTCAGCGCAAACTGATCTTGCAGTGACGCTTTATGTCCCCGGCTCCATCGATAGCTTCCCTTACCACACAGAGTTCACCAGTCAGTATTGCAGCACCTTCGACGGATCTGCGGGTGATCATACAGAGGATTCATCTGGGTCGGCCTTCACGAGTGTCGCAACGACAATCGGATGGTTAACTGCCATTGATGTTGTTGCACCAGATTCAACTTCCGCAGCTATTTCTGCCATAGGCGATTCCATCACTGATGGCTACAACGTAGCTACAGACAGCTACGGTGGTTGGACTGATGTCCTCTCCCAGCGACTCAATGGTGCATCCAGCGATAGATCTATCTTGAATGCCGGTATCTCCGGCAACACTGTGTTTCAGAACGGAGGTAACGGTGTTCCGGCCGTCTCTCGTTTCGGTCGCGACGTTCTGGAACAGTCAGGCCTTGCATACGTCATCCTGTTTGAGGGAACTAATGACATCAACCTCGGGGCGTCAGCAGCAGATCTGGAATCCAACCTGACATCTCTAGCTAATACCGCCCATGCCGAAGGGCTTGGAGTTATCGGTGCAACGATAACTCCGCGTCACAATGGGTGGTCCGGCGATCAGGACAGTAAAGACTCCATCAGAGATGCAGTAAATCAATGGATTCGAGCGACTTCTGTGTATGACAAATATATTGACTTTGATGCCGTGATTCGGGATCCGAACGCTCCAGAACAAATGAATTCTACCTACTTGAACGCAGCAATGGACTGGATACATCCGAACGTCCAAGGTTATGCGGCCATGGCAAACGCCATCGATTTGTCGATCTTTTCCGCAAACAAAATAATCGTGAGAGACCCGAGTTTTGAGCAGAGCTCCAGTGGGAGCTTCGCAAACGGCTGGTTCCATTACGGAGCGTCTGGATCAGGGGGTGTCGACGTAAATGCGAGCAAAGCTCACACTGGGAATAACGACGGCTGGATCTTCACGACCTCGCCGAACTGGACAGGAGCAGCTCAAAACGTCATGGTTACCGCGAACACGAACTACACTCTTTCAGCATGGTTCACCTGCTCGCAGAATTTCGGTAAGAATGCCTACTTGGGAATCTCCGACCAGAACGGCGGAAGCAAATCAGAAGTGAATTGGGGAGACGCATGCTCGTCCACCCAGTACAACCAATACTCCGTCCAGTTTAACTCGGGCTCCCTAACGCAGATGCAAGTGTACATGGGCTTCAACAATGGACAGAGTGGCGGTTCCTGGATCTTGATAGACGACGTGCAAGTTACACCTAGATAAGCAGGCCGCAAAACCTCGCGGTCCGTGTAGACACGCCCCCACGGTTCACCGGCGGTCACGAACCCTAACCGGTCCGGTAAACTCGCAGATTCAATGGTCGACGCCTGCCATTCAGAGGAGAAGAATGAAACGTCATTCTAGAGTTGCTGCGATGATCTGTTTTGGCCTGCTCTCTATCAGTGCTCAGTCACAAGAGCAGGGGCGATGGTCTGAACAGCGCGCGAACGAGTGGTATGCGAAGCAGCCCTGGCTGGTCGGCGCAAATTACATTCCGTCTAACGCGATTGACCTGACCCCCTGAATTCGTCCAGTTCGGAATACGATTTGGACGAAGGAAAGGGGAAGTGCGATGAGCAAGAGTCGTCATACGGAGGCGCAGATCATCACCGCGCTGAAGCAGGTTGAGGCGGGGCGCACCGCCGAGGATGTTGCGCGGGAACAAGGTGTGAGTAAGCACACGATCTATGCCTGGAAGGCCAAGTACGGGGGCATGGAGGTGAGCGAGGCGGAAGAGGTCAAGCACCTGCGCGATGAGAACTCGCGGTTGAAGAAGCTGGTCGCCGATCTCAGCCTCGACAAGGACATGCTGCAATCGGTGATAAGAAAAAACTCCCTGGGCTCGTAGAACGAAGGGCAGAAGTGAGGCGCTTGCTGGCAGAGTTCAAGGCCAGCGAGCGCCAGGTCTGCGAGCTGATGGCGGTGCCGAGATCGAGTGGCCGTTATCGAAGCCAGAGA includes these proteins:
- a CDS encoding CDC27 family protein codes for the protein MPSFFLIFVGSIFPLAAQSSRSTSTLDQIVGLLHAGRYQEVVARSKAALKRNPTEARLWTTLGVAYAQLQEPGPAKEAFYQAGKLDPSDLTVLEDAAQVSYKARLAGAEQDVLALVARDPDDSNGNAMMGVFAARRGDCQQAVAAFERGRSAVEHDSEALDRFGQCLLIQGNAKEAADIYRKELELSDIRPSTRYYLALSLLALKRYAEALEVVQPLIAQDDQSALLIEAKIDEAQGHLTSAVEILRHAIALNPHEVKNYLEIATVCFDTRSYRDGVKMLDFAIKENPDSAALRTARGILHVQLSEEGLAAVDFDEAARMDAQQTSQKEAHVLFALQRNDLSTAETQVEQELRGAPHDSALNYLAAQIIYKQGTDNRPDRLNRAVQYAEAAVTLDQTNFDARDLLAELYFEQHDYQKSIKQSRAALNINQFDQAAMYRLLLSLKRSGDPEHEAAELTHRLGQMHSESHELEQTGQEKLP
- a CDS encoding GDSL-type esterase/lipase family protein, translated to MSSSSYKLFRKPLIAIGFVFTLFLNQAFAQTWVSAWGTSITGTSSLSASNFSCRWIARATLGGSGVRLRLSNVFGDAPITFAAVTVGIRTNSANVNSTSTVTFAGSNSVTINTGQEISSDYIDLPISAQTDLAVTLYVPGSIDSFPYHTEFTSQYCSTFDGSAGDHTEDSSGSAFTSVATTIGWLTAIDVVAPDSTSAAISAIGDSITDGYNVATDSYGGWTDVLSQRLNGASSDRSILNAGISGNTVFQNGGNGVPAVSRFGRDVLEQSGLAYVILFEGTNDINLGASAADLESNLTSLANTAHAEGLGVIGATITPRHNGWSGDQDSKDSIRDAVNQWIRATSVYDKYIDFDAVIRDPNAPEQMNSTYLNAAMDWIHPNVQGYAAMANAIDLSIFSANKIIVRDPSFEQSSSGSFANGWFHYGASGSGGVDVNASKAHTGNNDGWIFTTSPNWTGAAQNVMVTANTNYTLSAWFTCSQNFGKNAYLGISDQNGGSKSEVNWGDACSSTQYNQYSVQFNSGSLTQMQVYMGFNNGQSGGSWILIDDVQVTPR